The following are encoded in a window of Spirochaeta cellobiosiphila DSM 17781 genomic DNA:
- the def gene encoding peptide deformylase translates to MDIYTYPHDILRQDTKIITEFGKPMEELAENMLHTMHLSNGVGLAGPQVGLTDKIFVCQAPDEKPWVFINPEIIGTSMEIVPFEEGCLSIPGLYADVDRPAAIQIQAYNVKGRPFKLEAEGYLARIIQHEFDHLKGVLFIDYLKEKKRDKLLKAYDKRMRG, encoded by the coding sequence ATGGATATTTACACATACCCCCACGATATATTACGTCAGGATACAAAGATAATTACGGAATTTGGTAAACCAATGGAAGAGTTAGCTGAAAATATGCTCCATACCATGCATCTGTCTAATGGTGTTGGTCTAGCTGGCCCTCAGGTTGGTTTAACTGATAAGATTTTCGTTTGTCAGGCTCCTGATGAGAAACCCTGGGTTTTCATCAATCCAGAGATTATTGGAACAAGCATGGAAATCGTTCCTTTTGAAGAAGGATGCCTCAGTATTCCTGGTCTCTATGCTGATGTTGATAGACCGGCCGCCATTCAGATCCAGGCTTATAATGTTAAGGGACGACCATTCAAGTTAGAAGCAGAAGGGTATCTAGCCCGAATCATTCAACATGAATTTGACCATCTAAAGGGTGTCCTTTTTATTGACTACTTAAAAGAAAAAAAGCGTGATAAACTTCTCAAAGCTTATGACAAAAGGATGCGTGGCTAG